The proteins below come from a single Chryseobacterium nepalense genomic window:
- a CDS encoding anthranilate synthase component I family protein: protein MFSKKIKIKTVSRKSLGDLQTPMNIYLQVRDKFRDTILLESSDSKNIENNFSFIAINAIAGIEVKNIHEYEVKLPGRQPIKCDLDKDIAGIFNEFSNVFECEKTHDPIAETAQSLFGYTSFEAVQFFEKLEFKPQSPEVEIPLMRYRLYQYVIAINHYNDEMHLIENQIEGIRSDIYTLESFIKNKNPAIYPFEKNGEETSNITDEEYIDLVKKAQKHCMRGDVFQLVLSRRFEQKFKGDEFNVYRALRNINPSPYLFFFDYGNYKLFGSSPESQLIIKDNKAIIHPIAGTFKRTGDFETDLQSAESLKKDPKENAEHTMLVDLARNDLGKLGKNVTVTKLKEIQLFSHVIHMVSEVTADLPENTKPFEMMAATFPQGTLSGAPKHKALQLINTYEKNSRGYYGGCIGFFGLNGSCNQAIMIRTFLSKNNTLYYQAGAGLVAKSSPESELQEVNNKLNALKKAVEKAEKLAE from the coding sequence ATGTTCAGTAAAAAAATAAAAATAAAAACCGTTTCCAGAAAAAGTCTCGGAGATCTTCAGACTCCGATGAATATTTACCTGCAAGTGCGTGACAAATTCAGGGATACCATTCTGCTGGAAAGTTCGGACTCTAAAAATATCGAAAATAATTTTTCGTTTATTGCCATTAATGCCATCGCCGGTATTGAAGTTAAAAACATCCATGAATATGAGGTTAAACTTCCAGGACGACAGCCCATAAAATGTGATTTAGATAAAGATATTGCCGGTATTTTTAACGAATTTTCAAATGTGTTTGAATGTGAAAAAACACATGATCCAATTGCAGAAACCGCTCAAAGCCTTTTCGGATATACCAGTTTTGAAGCCGTACAGTTCTTTGAAAAACTTGAATTTAAGCCACAGAGTCCGGAAGTAGAAATTCCTCTTATGCGCTACCGGCTCTACCAATATGTGATTGCCATTAACCATTATAATGATGAAATGCACCTTATTGAAAATCAAATTGAAGGAATAAGATCTGACATATACACACTGGAAAGCTTTATTAAAAACAAAAACCCCGCAATTTATCCTTTTGAAAAAAACGGAGAAGAAACCTCGAATATTACGGATGAAGAATATATTGACCTGGTAAAAAAGGCACAGAAACATTGTATGAGAGGCGATGTATTCCAGCTGGTTCTGAGCAGAAGATTTGAGCAGAAATTCAAAGGTGACGAGTTCAATGTGTATCGCGCTTTGAGAAATATCAATCCTTCACCCTATTTATTTTTCTTTGATTACGGAAACTATAAATTATTCGGTTCAAGTCCTGAAAGCCAATTGATTATTAAAGATAACAAAGCGATTATCCATCCTATTGCGGGAACTTTCAAAAGAACCGGCGACTTTGAAACCGATTTGCAATCGGCTGAATCTTTAAAAAAAGATCCTAAGGAAAATGCAGAACATACCATGCTCGTTGACCTTGCGAGAAATGATCTCGGAAAGCTGGGAAAAAATGTGACCGTAACAAAGCTCAAGGAAATACAGTTATTTTCACACGTTATTCATATGGTAAGTGAAGTTACAGCAGATTTACCGGAAAACACAAAGCCGTTTGAAATGATGGCGGCAACCTTTCCACAGGGAACTTTAAGCGGAGCCCCAAAACATAAAGCTTTGCAGCTTATCAATACCTACGAAAAAAATTCCCGTGGCTATTACGGCGGGTGCATCGGTTTTTTCGGATTGAACGGAAGCTGCAACCAGGCCATCATGATCCGTACCTTTTTAAGCAAAAATAACACGTTGTATTATCAGGCAGGCGCAGGACTGGTCGCGAAATCAAGTCCTGAAAGTGAACTGCAGGAAGTCAATAATAAGCTTAATGCGTTGAAAAAAGCAGTGGAAAAGGCAGAAAAGCTGGCAGAATAA
- a CDS encoding c-type cytochrome codes for MKRLFLTGIMGLFLISCSKKENVPVDTASPEKRVDAGSAKSSLSGEQMIESLDCSGCHAVNERMIGPSYQEIADKYAEKDIELLASKIIEGGSGVWGSVPMAPHPQVSKEEAKKMVEYILTLKKK; via the coding sequence ATGAAAAGACTTTTTCTTACGGGGATCATGGGCTTATTCCTGATTTCCTGTTCCAAAAAAGAAAATGTACCGGTTGATACAGCATCTCCGGAAAAAAGGGTTGATGCGGGATCTGCAAAAAGCAGTCTTTCCGGAGAACAGATGATCGAAAGTCTGGACTGTTCCGGATGTCATGCGGTTAATGAAAGAATGATAGGACCTTCTTACCAGGAAATTGCAGATAAATATGCTGAAAAAGATATTGAACTGCTTGCTTCCAAAATTATAGAAGGCGGCAGTGGAGTCTGGGGCAGTGTGCCGATGGCACCTCATCCTCAGGTATCAAAAGAAGAGGCAAAAAAAATGGTGGAATATATTTTAACATTAAAGAAAAAATAA
- the lysS gene encoding lysine--tRNA ligase yields MQLSEQEIIRREKLNKLVEMGINAFPADEYVITDTTESIKQDFADNKQVKIAGRLMSRRIQGKASFAELQDSTGRIQVYFNRDEICTGEDKTLYNEVYKHLLDIGDIIGVEGELFTTQVGEKTVLVKNFTLLTKSLRPLPQAKTDENGVVHDAFNDPELRYRQRYVDLTVNPQIKDVFVKRTKLFNAMRTFFNDAGYFEVETPILQSIPGGAAARPFITHHNALDIPLYLRIANELYLKRLIVGGFDGVYEFSKNFRNEGMDRTHNPEFTAMEIYVAYKDYNWMMDFTEKLLEFCAIQVNGTTKATFGEYEVDFKAPYQRISMTDAILKFTGFDITGKTEQELFDFAKSIGIEVNETMGKGKIIDEIFGEKCEGNFIQPTFITDYPIEMSPLTKKHRSKEGLTERFELMVCGKEIANAYSELNDPIDQRERFEDQLKLSEKGDDEAGQFIDEDFLRALEYGMPPTSGLGIGMDRLIMFLTNNASIQEVLFFPQMRPEKAVPQIELGEDEKVILEILNSQEEPFTLAEVKERSQLSGKKWDKASKTLTKNNLVKVEKIDEVLLIKLA; encoded by the coding sequence ATGCAATTATCAGAACAGGAAATTATCAGAAGAGAAAAGCTGAACAAGCTTGTTGAAATGGGGATTAACGCATTCCCGGCAGATGAATATGTAATTACAGATACTACAGAATCTATAAAACAGGATTTCGCTGATAATAAACAGGTTAAGATTGCAGGAAGATTAATGTCAAGAAGAATTCAGGGAAAGGCATCTTTCGCTGAATTGCAGGATTCTACAGGCAGAATCCAGGTTTATTTCAACAGGGATGAAATCTGTACCGGTGAAGACAAAACTTTATACAATGAGGTATACAAACATCTTTTAGATATAGGAGATATTATCGGGGTTGAAGGAGAACTTTTCACAACGCAGGTTGGCGAAAAAACGGTTTTGGTAAAAAACTTCACCCTTCTTACAAAATCACTTAGACCGCTCCCTCAGGCAAAAACTGATGAAAACGGAGTGGTGCATGATGCATTCAATGATCCGGAACTAAGATACAGACAGCGTTACGTAGATTTAACGGTAAATCCTCAGATAAAGGATGTTTTCGTGAAAAGAACCAAATTGTTTAATGCGATGAGGACATTCTTTAATGATGCCGGATATTTTGAGGTGGAAACTCCGATCTTACAGTCTATTCCGGGAGGAGCAGCGGCAAGACCTTTCATTACACATCATAATGCTTTAGACATTCCATTATATTTAAGAATTGCCAATGAATTATACCTGAAAAGATTGATCGTGGGCGGTTTCGACGGGGTATACGAATTCTCCAAAAACTTCAGAAACGAAGGAATGGACAGAACTCACAATCCTGAGTTTACAGCCATGGAAATCTATGTAGCTTATAAAGATTACAACTGGATGATGGATTTCACGGAAAAATTACTGGAATTCTGCGCTATTCAGGTAAACGGTACGACAAAGGCTACTTTTGGTGAATATGAAGTAGATTTTAAAGCGCCTTACCAAAGAATTTCAATGACGGATGCAATCCTGAAATTCACAGGTTTTGATATTACAGGGAAAACAGAGCAGGAATTGTTTGATTTCGCAAAGTCTATCGGAATTGAGGTGAACGAAACAATGGGTAAAGGAAAAATTATTGATGAAATTTTCGGGGAGAAATGTGAAGGAAACTTCATCCAGCCAACTTTCATTACCGATTATCCTATCGAAATGTCTCCTTTGACGAAGAAACACAGAAGCAAAGAAGGTCTTACGGAACGTTTTGAGCTGATGGTTTGCGGAAAAGAAATAGCGAATGCTTACTCGGAGCTGAATGATCCGATTGATCAGAGAGAACGTTTTGAGGATCAGTTAAAATTGTCTGAAAAAGGGGATGATGAAGCAGGTCAGTTTATCGACGAAGATTTCTTAAGAGCCCTGGAATACGGAATGCCGCCAACATCAGGTTTAGGAATCGGAATGGACCGTCTGATCATGTTCTTAACGAATAATGCATCCATTCAGGAAGTATTGTTCTTCCCGCAGATGAGACCTGAAAAAGCAGTTCCGCAAATAGAATTAGGTGAAGACGAAAAAGTGATTCTTGAAATTTTAAATTCCCAGGAAGAACCGTTTACTTTGGCAGAAGTGAAAGAAAGAAGCCAGCTTTCCGGTAAAAAATGGGATAAAGCTTCAAAAACTCTGACAAAGAATAATCTGGTGAAAGTTGAAAAGATTGATGAGGTTTTGTTGATAAAGTTAGCATAA
- a CDS encoding OmpA family protein, translated as MKTLVLLVFCCISVQSQMLTSVYFDYDSYTLTKESRRKLDSLVNLKSNLKFRIFGNCDISGSSEYNKKLSESRANAVNKYLQARIGNTIALESVVGLGKEKQINDNSTEELRRKNRRVDIFIDQVLRAGEIKSGRTFESFFSRKVADMKVGENYSLPNVNFIGGRHVWFPKGNKVLIQLADVLKNNPSLEVELQGHICCDYDNFDGEDLDLKTFNLSWTRAHAIREFLEKQGIDSRRIKVTGMGHLNPVVYPERTEEDMIKNRRVEIVVRKK; from the coding sequence ATGAAAACTCTCGTATTGCTGGTTTTCTGTTGTATAAGTGTTCAGTCACAGATGCTCACTTCTGTCTATTTCGATTATGACAGTTATACACTCACGAAAGAATCCCGAAGAAAATTAGATAGTCTGGTAAACCTGAAAAGCAATCTGAAATTCAGGATTTTTGGAAACTGTGATATTTCCGGAAGTTCGGAGTATAATAAAAAGCTATCTGAAAGTCGGGCTAATGCAGTGAATAAATATCTTCAGGCAAGAATCGGAAATACGATTGCTCTGGAAAGCGTTGTTGGTTTGGGAAAAGAAAAGCAGATCAATGACAACAGTACCGAAGAATTGCGCCGTAAAAACAGGAGAGTAGATATTTTTATTGATCAGGTGCTGAGGGCGGGCGAAATAAAATCAGGCAGAACGTTTGAAAGCTTTTTCAGCAGGAAGGTTGCTGATATGAAAGTTGGAGAGAATTATTCTTTACCGAATGTCAATTTTATCGGAGGGCGCCATGTCTGGTTTCCAAAAGGAAATAAAGTTCTGATTCAGCTGGCTGATGTGCTGAAAAATAACCCATCTCTTGAAGTGGAGCTTCAGGGACATATCTGTTGTGATTATGATAATTTCGATGGTGAAGATCTCGATCTGAAAACTTTTAATCTTTCCTGGACAAGAGCTCATGCGATCAGAGAATTTCTCGAAAAGCAGGGAATAGATTCGCGCCGGATAAAAGTTACCGGAATGGGACATCTCAATCCCGTCGTTTATCCTGAACGTACTGAAGAAGATATGATAAAAAACAGGCGGGTGGAAATTGTGGTGCGTAAAAAGTAA
- a CDS encoding cytochrome d ubiquinol oxidase subunit II, whose amino-acid sequence MIYVVIGFLWLSICLYVILGGADFGAGIVELFTRKKNRPKTQVIMYESIAPVWEANHMWLIIAIVILFVGFPEIYTTLSTYLHIPLVLMLIGIIARGTAFTFRHYDAVKDEWQRLYTQIFYFSSLLTPFFLGLIAAATISHSINPDAKGFLDLYIFSWLNWFGVAVGLFTVSICAYLASVFALRETVDRLELNLMIKKSKQTMIFVVITGALVFLTAYLSDIPLIMWVFSKPLGMMATAFATICLLLILRAMNTKKLLPVRALAGFQVIMILVAATYQHNPNIILFGNGQHLSLLEHIAAPKTISALGWALILGSIFILPFLFYLMASFSKLRR is encoded by the coding sequence ATGATATACGTAGTTATAGGTTTCCTCTGGCTGTCGATCTGTCTTTATGTGATTTTGGGCGGAGCAGATTTTGGAGCAGGAATCGTAGAGCTTTTTACGAGAAAAAAGAACCGTCCGAAAACCCAAGTGATCATGTATGAATCGATTGCTCCGGTGTGGGAAGCCAACCATATGTGGCTGATCATCGCTATTGTTATTCTTTTTGTAGGGTTTCCTGAAATCTATACCACCCTATCAACTTATCTGCATATTCCTCTGGTTTTAATGCTTATCGGGATCATTGCGCGAGGAACGGCATTTACATTCAGGCATTATGATGCCGTGAAAGATGAATGGCAGAGGCTATATACGCAGATTTTTTATTTTTCAAGTCTTCTGACGCCTTTTTTTCTGGGATTAATTGCTGCTGCAACTATTTCGCATTCTATTAATCCTGATGCCAAAGGGTTTTTAGATCTCTATATTTTCAGCTGGCTGAACTGGTTCGGGGTTGCTGTAGGACTTTTCACGGTTTCCATCTGTGCTTATCTGGCTTCTGTTTTTGCTTTGAGAGAAACAGTTGACCGCCTCGAACTTAATTTAATGATTAAAAAATCGAAACAAACGATGATTTTTGTTGTCATTACAGGAGCACTTGTTTTCTTAACAGCTTATCTGTCTGATATTCCCTTGATCATGTGGGTTTTTTCAAAGCCACTGGGAATGATGGCAACGGCTTTTGCAACCATTTGTCTCCTGTTGATTCTCAGAGCTATGAATACCAAAAAACTTCTTCCTGTAAGGGCATTAGCCGGGTTTCAGGTGATTATGATTTTAGTTGCAGCCACCTACCAGCATAATCCCAATATTATTCTTTTCGGAAACGGGCAGCACCTTTCTTTACTGGAGCATATTGCAGCTCCGAAAACCATTTCCGCTTTAGGCTGGGCACTGATTTTAGGGTCTATTTTTATTTTACCGTTTTTATTTTACCTGATGGCTTCGTTCAGCAAACTAAGAAGATAA
- a CDS encoding cytochrome ubiquinol oxidase subunit I, producing MDDFLAARAQMAMSLGFHIIFSCVGMVMPFLMAFAHWKYLKTNNEIYKGLTKAWSKGVAILFATGAVSGTMLSFELGLLWPHFMKHAGPIFGMPFSLEGTAFFIEAIAIGFFLYGWDRFNKWFHWFCGFLVGISGLASGILVVAANAWMNSPAGFDYINGQYLNIDPIKAMFNDAWFPQALHMTVAAFCATGFAVAGLHAYMILRKKNIEFHTKAFKIAAGFALIGAFGAPLSGDVAAKSVAERQPIKLAAMEAHFETEKGAAFVIGGIPNEQKAEIKYAIKIPKVLSFLVSNDFNSEVKGLKDFPRDEWPPVAVVHFAFQIMIFFGVVMIIIGIIYLYAAFFKKEWLKKKWLLKTFLIATPFGYIALEAGWTVTEVGRQPWIIYGIMKTVDAVTPMPGIQYSFYFFTAVFVSLSFVIIFLLTRQIKMVPKLYDPTDPQFNDKQKKL from the coding sequence ATGGACGATTTCCTTGCAGCTCGTGCCCAAATGGCAATGTCCCTCGGTTTTCATATTATTTTTTCGTGTGTGGGAATGGTTATGCCTTTTCTGATGGCGTTTGCCCACTGGAAATATTTAAAAACAAATAATGAAATCTACAAAGGTCTCACCAAAGCATGGAGCAAAGGCGTCGCCATACTTTTTGCCACCGGAGCTGTTTCCGGAACGATGCTTTCTTTTGAACTCGGACTTCTTTGGCCACACTTCATGAAACATGCAGGCCCTATTTTCGGGATGCCATTTTCCCTGGAAGGAACAGCCTTTTTTATAGAAGCTATTGCCATAGGATTTTTTCTTTACGGCTGGGACAGATTCAACAAATGGTTTCACTGGTTCTGTGGCTTTCTGGTAGGTATAAGCGGTTTAGCGTCCGGAATTTTAGTCGTTGCAGCCAATGCATGGATGAATTCTCCTGCCGGTTTTGATTATATTAACGGACAGTACCTGAATATAGACCCTATTAAAGCAATGTTTAATGATGCGTGGTTTCCGCAGGCGCTGCATATGACAGTCGCTGCATTTTGCGCCACAGGATTCGCCGTTGCAGGACTTCATGCCTATATGATTCTTCGCAAAAAGAATATTGAATTTCATACCAAAGCTTTTAAAATTGCTGCCGGATTCGCATTAATAGGAGCGTTTGGAGCACCTCTTAGTGGTGATGTTGCCGCGAAATCTGTTGCGGAAAGACAACCTATCAAATTAGCAGCAATGGAAGCACATTTTGAAACGGAAAAAGGTGCAGCTTTTGTGATTGGCGGTATCCCGAATGAGCAAAAAGCAGAAATAAAATATGCCATAAAAATCCCTAAAGTCTTAAGTTTTCTCGTAAGCAATGATTTTAATTCTGAAGTAAAAGGACTGAAAGATTTCCCAAGGGATGAATGGCCGCCGGTTGCTGTAGTGCATTTTGCCTTTCAGATTATGATTTTCTTCGGAGTGGTGATGATTATTATAGGAATTATTTATTTATATGCTGCGTTTTTTAAAAAAGAGTGGCTGAAAAAGAAGTGGCTGCTGAAAACATTCTTAATAGCAACACCTTTTGGATATATCGCACTGGAAGCCGGATGGACCGTAACGGAAGTGGGGAGGCAGCCCTGGATTATTTACGGAATTATGAAAACTGTTGATGCCGTAACACCGATGCCCGGAATTCAGTATTCATTCTATTTCTTTACCGCTGTTTTTGTTTCACTGTCTTTCGTTATTATTTTCCTTCTGACAAGACAGATCAAAATGGTCCCGAAACTTTACGATCCTACGGATCCTCAGTTTAACGATAAACAAAAAAAATTATGA
- the gyrB gene encoding DNA topoisomerase (ATP-hydrolyzing) subunit B encodes MSQKQYTASSIQALEGMEHVRMRPSMYIGDVGVRGLHHLVYEVVDNSIDEALAGYCDTIFVSIKEGNGIEVSDNGRGIPVDFHEKEQKSALEVVMTKIGAGGKFDKDSYKVSGGLHGVGVSCVNALSNEMVTTVYRDGNIYQQIYSRGKAQTGVEEIGNSDKRGTKQFFQPDDTIFTELVYNYDTLASRLRELSYLNKGITITLTDEREKLEDGSFRSEVFHSEGGLKEFVAYIDGNRESIMENVIFMEGERDDIPVEVAMRYNTSFTENLHSYVNNINTHEGGTHLAGFRRALTRTLKKYADDLGIPQKEKVEVTGDDFREGLTAVISVKVMEPQFEGQTKTKLGNSEVSGAVDKIVGEMLTNFLEENPNEAKLIVQKVVLAAKARQAAKKAREMVQRKSPMGGSGLPGKLSDCSSKDPAESEIFLVEGDSAGGTAKQGRDRFFQAILPLRGKILNVEKSMLHKVYDNEEIKNIYTALGVSVGTEEDSKALNMAKLRYHKIVIMTDADIDGSHISTLILTFFFRYMKELIENGYIYIAQPPLYLLKKGNKKVYAYNEKEREEFTLEMSPDGKGVEVQRYKGLGEMNPEQLWETTLNPEHRILKQVTIDNAVEADSVFSMLMGDEVPPRREFIEKNAKYAKIDA; translated from the coding sequence ATGAGTCAGAAACAATATACAGCTAGTAGTATTCAGGCATTGGAAGGGATGGAGCACGTTCGTATGCGTCCTTCAATGTACATTGGTGATGTAGGAGTAAGAGGTCTACATCATTTGGTTTATGAAGTAGTGGATAATTCTATTGACGAGGCTTTGGCAGGATACTGCGATACCATCTTTGTCAGCATTAAAGAAGGAAACGGAATTGAAGTAAGTGACAATGGTAGAGGTATTCCGGTAGACTTCCATGAAAAAGAACAAAAATCTGCTCTTGAGGTTGTAATGACAAAAATCGGGGCCGGAGGTAAGTTCGATAAAGATTCTTATAAAGTTTCCGGAGGTCTTCACGGAGTTGGGGTGTCTTGTGTAAATGCACTTTCCAATGAAATGGTAACCACCGTTTATAGAGATGGAAACATTTATCAGCAGATCTATTCCAGAGGAAAAGCACAGACCGGTGTTGAAGAAATCGGAAACAGCGACAAGCGAGGAACCAAACAGTTCTTCCAGCCGGATGATACTATTTTTACCGAACTGGTTTATAACTATGATACTTTAGCGAGCCGTTTAAGAGAACTTTCTTACCTTAATAAAGGAATTACAATTACCTTAACTGACGAAAGAGAAAAACTTGAAGACGGGTCTTTCAGGTCTGAAGTTTTTCATTCCGAAGGCGGGCTAAAAGAATTTGTTGCATACATTGACGGAAACCGTGAATCCATTATGGAAAATGTGATTTTCATGGAAGGCGAAAGAGATGATATTCCGGTGGAAGTAGCCATGCGTTATAACACATCATTTACCGAAAATCTTCACTCGTATGTTAATAATATCAATACACATGAAGGAGGAACTCACTTAGCAGGTTTCAGACGTGCTTTGACGAGAACCCTTAAAAAATATGCCGATGATCTGGGTATTCCTCAAAAGGAAAAAGTAGAGGTTACAGGAGATGACTTCCGTGAAGGATTAACAGCCGTGATTTCTGTAAAAGTAATGGAACCTCAGTTTGAAGGGCAGACAAAAACAAAATTAGGGAACTCTGAAGTTTCCGGTGCTGTAGACAAGATTGTAGGCGAAATGCTGACAAACTTCCTTGAAGAAAACCCTAACGAAGCGAAATTAATCGTACAGAAAGTGGTTTTAGCGGCAAAAGCTAGACAGGCAGCAAAGAAAGCCCGTGAAATGGTGCAGAGAAAATCTCCAATGGGAGGTTCCGGGCTTCCGGGAAAACTTTCAGACTGTTCTTCAAAAGATCCTGCAGAATCTGAAATTTTCCTTGTAGAGGGAGATTCCGCAGGTGGAACGGCAAAACAGGGAAGAGACAGGTTTTTCCAGGCGATTCTTCCATTAAGAGGTAAAATTCTTAACGTTGAAAAATCAATGCTTCATAAAGTGTATGATAATGAGGAAATAAAAAATATCTACACCGCTCTTGGAGTTTCTGTTGGAACAGAAGAGGATAGCAAAGCTTTAAACATGGCTAAGCTGAGATACCACAAGATTGTTATCATGACCGATGCCGATATCGATGGTTCCCACATTTCTACCCTGATCCTGACGTTCTTCTTTAGATATATGAAAGAACTGATTGAAAACGGATATATTTATATTGCTCAGCCGCCTTTATATTTACTGAAAAAAGGAAATAAAAAGGTCTATGCCTATAATGAGAAGGAGCGTGAAGAATTTACCCTCGAAATGTCTCCGGACGGAAAAGGAGTGGAAGTACAGCGTTACAAAGGTCTTGGAGAAATGAATCCTGAACAGCTTTGGGAAACCACTCTTAATCCTGAACACAGAATTCTTAAGCAGGTAACTATTGATAATGCAGTAGAAGCAGACAGTGTCTTCTCCATGCTTATGGGAGATGAGGTTCCTCCGAGAAGAGAATTTATTGAGAAGAATGCAAAATATGCAAAAATTGATGCATAA